In a single window of the Rhizobium etli CFN 42 genome:
- a CDS encoding GNAT family N-acetyltransferase: MPDLLVSLYSAKFAELKQRADSVGAAIRPALPPELHLVVNWVREHFSENWASEISVAFSRQPVACLIAVEGGTLQGFACYDTTARGFFGPTGVDPQARGKGIGLALFSACLETMKTLGHAYAFIGDAGPVDFYARTAGAITIQAPDKGIYEGMLRSMPK; this comes from the coding sequence GTGCCGGACCTGCTTGTGAGCCTGTATTCCGCGAAATTCGCCGAGCTGAAACAGAGAGCCGACAGCGTCGGCGCCGCCATCCGCCCGGCCCTCCCCCCGGAACTGCATCTCGTCGTGAACTGGGTTCGCGAACACTTCAGCGAGAACTGGGCAAGCGAGATTTCGGTCGCCTTCTCCCGCCAGCCCGTCGCCTGCCTGATCGCCGTCGAAGGCGGAACGCTCCAAGGCTTTGCCTGCTACGACACGACGGCGCGCGGCTTCTTCGGCCCGACCGGCGTTGACCCGCAAGCGCGCGGCAAGGGCATCGGGCTCGCGCTGTTTTCCGCCTGTCTTGAGACGATGAAGACGCTCGGCCATGCCTATGCCTTCATCGGCGATGCCGGTCCGGTCGATTTTTACGCCAGGACCGCAGGCGCAATCACCATCCAGGCCCCCGACAAGGGCATTTACGAAGGCATGCTGAGAAGCATGCCGAAATGA
- a CDS encoding ABC transporter ATP-binding protein, translated as MTQPLLSVRNLSIDYIGEEKDFRAVDDVSFDVAPGEVFGLAGESGCGKSTIAFAVSRLHRPPALIRKESRILLDGRDVLGLDRQALAAFRWREVAMVFQSAMNSLNPVLRIEAQFYDVLRAHKGMSRAQARERTAEMLTLVDIAPDRMRDYPHQFSGGMRQRIVIAICMALDPKLVIMDEPTTALDVVVQREILQRINELRRRFGFSVLFITHDLGLMVQFCDRIGIMLSGRLVEQNTAEAIYRTPRHEYTKKLWASFPSLHGGVLL; from the coding sequence GTGACCCAGCCGCTATTGTCTGTGAGGAATCTTTCGATTGATTATATCGGCGAGGAGAAAGATTTCCGCGCCGTCGACGATGTCAGCTTCGATGTGGCGCCGGGCGAGGTCTTCGGCCTTGCCGGCGAATCTGGCTGCGGCAAGAGCACCATCGCCTTCGCCGTCAGCCGCCTGCACAGGCCGCCGGCGCTGATCCGCAAGGAGAGCCGCATCCTGCTCGACGGACGCGACGTGCTCGGCCTCGACCGGCAGGCGCTTGCCGCCTTCCGCTGGCGCGAAGTCGCCATGGTCTTCCAGAGCGCCATGAATTCGCTGAACCCGGTGCTGCGCATCGAAGCGCAATTTTATGACGTGTTGCGGGCCCATAAAGGCATGAGCCGTGCGCAAGCCCGCGAGCGCACCGCCGAGATGCTGACGCTCGTCGACATCGCGCCTGACCGGATGCGCGATTATCCCCACCAGTTTTCCGGCGGCATGCGCCAGCGCATCGTCATCGCCATCTGCATGGCGCTCGACCCGAAGCTCGTCATCATGGACGAGCCGACGACAGCGCTCGACGTCGTCGTTCAGCGCGAGATCCTGCAGCGCATCAACGAATTGCGCCGCCGCTTCGGCTTCTCCGTCCTCTTCATCACCCATGATCTCGGACTGATGGTCCAGTTCTGCGACCGGATCGGCATCATGCTGTCCGGCAGGCTGGTGGAGCAAAACACCGCCGAAGCGATCTACCGGACGCCGCGGCACGAATACACGAAGAAGCTCTGGGCTTCCTTTCCCTCGCTGCATGGAGGCGTGCTGCTATGA
- a CDS encoding ABC transporter substrate-binding protein has product MKKYLLAVATLTLLSSSAMAQTILTANIEPATTWVRNFNPFNQTSARQSTLDFIYEPLVIFNRFDSNKPVYRLAESFKLSDDLKSIEFKLRPDLKWSDGKPLTSADVTFTYAYLKKFPALDFVSIWTFVTDVKAVDAQTVRFTLANPSSLAAEQISQLPIVPEHVWKDVADPVTFANENPVGSGPLTEVPRFTGQTYDQCRNPNYWDNAHLKVDCIRFPQLADNNQILTATADGTLDWGVSFIPDIDNVYVSKDPAHFHYWYSPSSMVAFLFNLETANENNKKAFNDVKFRRAVSMALDRKAMIDVAGYGYPTLNEDPGLMGELYKSWADPSVKADFGKFATYDADAAKALLDEAGYKDKDGDGFRDNPDGSKIAFSIIVPNSWTDWVDTVNIAVEGMQAVGIDAKIETPEEAVWTGNLINGSFDAAINSLPASASPYYPYKRAFSASDKGKTRFTAQRWFNPDVEKLVVEFTHTADLAQQKDAMNKAQRIVAENMPVIPVFNNPNWYQYNTKRFTGWSTKENPFVNPSISRTNSARLLNLLALEPVK; this is encoded by the coding sequence ATGAAAAAATATCTTCTTGCCGTCGCCACGCTGACGCTGCTTTCGAGCTCTGCCATGGCGCAGACGATCCTGACGGCCAATATCGAACCGGCGACGACCTGGGTTCGCAACTTCAACCCGTTCAACCAAACCTCGGCGCGCCAGTCGACGCTCGACTTCATCTATGAGCCGCTTGTTATTTTTAATCGCTTCGACAGCAACAAGCCGGTCTATCGCCTGGCCGAAAGCTTCAAGCTGTCCGACGACCTGAAGAGCATCGAGTTCAAGCTGCGCCCCGACCTGAAATGGTCGGACGGCAAGCCGCTGACCTCAGCCGACGTCACCTTCACCTATGCCTACTTGAAGAAATTCCCGGCGCTCGACTTCGTCAGCATTTGGACGTTCGTTACCGACGTCAAAGCCGTCGACGCCCAGACCGTGCGCTTCACGCTCGCCAATCCGAGCTCGCTTGCCGCCGAGCAGATCTCGCAGCTGCCGATCGTTCCCGAACATGTCTGGAAGGACGTCGCCGATCCGGTCACCTTCGCCAACGAGAACCCGGTCGGCAGCGGCCCCTTGACCGAGGTTCCGCGTTTCACCGGCCAGACCTACGATCAGTGCCGCAACCCGAACTATTGGGACAACGCCCACCTGAAGGTCGATTGCATTCGCTTCCCGCAGCTCGCCGACAACAACCAGATCCTGACGGCAACGGCCGACGGCACGCTCGATTGGGGCGTCTCCTTCATTCCCGATATCGACAATGTCTATGTCTCGAAGGATCCGGCGCATTTCCACTACTGGTATTCGCCGAGCAGCATGGTCGCCTTCCTGTTCAACTTGGAAACCGCGAACGAGAATAACAAGAAGGCCTTCAACGACGTTAAATTCCGCCGCGCCGTGTCGATGGCGCTCGATCGCAAGGCGATGATCGACGTCGCCGGCTACGGCTATCCGACACTGAACGAAGACCCGGGCCTGATGGGCGAGCTTTACAAGAGCTGGGCGGATCCGTCCGTCAAGGCCGACTTCGGCAAGTTCGCCACCTATGACGCCGACGCCGCCAAGGCGCTGCTCGACGAGGCGGGCTACAAGGACAAGGACGGCGACGGCTTCCGCGACAATCCGGACGGCAGCAAGATCGCCTTCTCGATCATCGTTCCGAATTCCTGGACGGACTGGGTCGACACCGTCAACATCGCCGTCGAAGGCATGCAGGCGGTCGGCATCGACGCCAAGATCGAAACGCCGGAGGAAGCCGTCTGGACAGGCAACCTCATCAACGGCAGCTTCGATGCGGCGATCAACAGCCTGCCTGCCTCGGCCTCGCCCTATTATCCCTACAAGCGCGCCTTCAGTGCCTCGGACAAGGGCAAGACCCGCTTCACCGCGCAGCGCTGGTTCAACCCCGATGTCGAGAAGCTCGTCGTCGAATTCACCCATACCGCCGACCTCGCCCAGCAGAAGGACGCGATGAACAAGGCGCAGCGCATCGTCGCCGAAAACATGCCTGTCATTCCGGTGTTCAACAATCCGAACTGGTACCAGTACAACACCAAGCGTTTCACCGGCTGGTCGACCAAGGAAAATCCCTTCGTCAATCCGTCGATCTCGCGCACCAATTCGGCGCGCCTCTTGAACCTCCTGGCCCTGGAACCGGTCAAGTAA
- a CDS encoding ABC transporter permease, with amino-acid sequence MAFLLRRLVFYMAAFIAAATINFFLPRLMPGDPVQIMFSSAGAELPPESLQALKLTFGFVDGPLWQQYLTYLGSIFTGDLGRSIKYFPLPVTSVLGHALVWTVGLMGTATIISFALGTFLGIVAAWRRGSRFDVVVSVGAVFATSVPAVVTSLIVLFIFGFTLGWFPNGYAADPSLDPAFSLQYLGSVAYHGILPMVTLCTVLIGGFTVTMRNNMINLLGEDYIVMARAKGLSDRHVMLWYAARNALLPTVSSLAIAIGTILGGSLVTEVVYNYPGLGNILYQAILARDYPVIQGQLLIMTATMLIANFIVDVSYVMLDPRLKGA; translated from the coding sequence ATGGCTTTTCTGCTTCGCCGTCTCGTCTTCTATATGGCGGCCTTCATCGCGGCAGCGACGATCAATTTCTTCCTGCCCCGGCTGATGCCGGGCGATCCCGTGCAGATCATGTTCTCGAGCGCCGGCGCCGAATTGCCGCCGGAAAGCCTGCAGGCGCTGAAGCTCACCTTCGGCTTCGTCGACGGCCCGCTCTGGCAGCAATATCTCACCTATCTCGGCAGCATCTTCACCGGCGATCTCGGCCGCTCGATCAAATATTTCCCACTGCCGGTCACCTCCGTGCTCGGCCATGCGCTGGTCTGGACGGTCGGGCTGATGGGAACCGCGACAATCATCAGCTTCGCGCTCGGCACCTTCCTCGGCATCGTCGCCGCCTGGCGGCGCGGCAGCAGGTTCGATGTCGTCGTCTCCGTCGGCGCGGTTTTTGCGACCTCGGTGCCGGCCGTCGTCACCTCGCTGATCGTGCTCTTCATCTTCGGTTTCACGCTCGGCTGGTTCCCGAACGGCTATGCCGCCGATCCCTCGCTCGATCCGGCCTTCAGCCTGCAGTATCTCGGCAGCGTCGCCTATCACGGCATCCTGCCGATGGTTACACTCTGCACCGTGCTGATCGGCGGCTTCACCGTCACCATGCGCAACAACATGATCAACCTGCTCGGCGAGGACTATATCGTCATGGCCCGCGCCAAGGGCCTGTCCGACCGCCATGTGATGCTCTGGTATGCGGCGCGCAACGCCCTACTGCCGACCGTCTCCAGCCTCGCCATCGCCATCGGCACCATCCTCGGCGGCTCGCTGGTGACGGAGGTCGTCTATAATTATCCCGGCCTCGGCAATATTCTCTACCAGGCGATCCTCGCCCGCGATTACCCGGTCATCCAGGGCCAGCTGCTGATCATGACCGCGACCATGCTGATCGCCAATTTCATCGTCGACGTCAGCTATGTCATGCTCGACCCGCGGCTGAAGGGAGCGTGA
- a CDS encoding DUF1349 domain-containing protein, with the protein MDIDFNDGKWLNEPTSWHADATGLTLTTGEKTDFWRETYYGFTRDSGHFLAFPTADSFTAQIRVQGEFRTLYDQAGLMVRLDEKRWVKTGVEFTDGEAFLSTVVTDGKSDWSVSQPFKELEDFHIRVTVAAGALRIQASSDGSRWPLLRLAPFPIADRYEVGPTACTPERSGLTVQFSEFSIGAAITTDLHDLS; encoded by the coding sequence ATGGACATCGATTTCAACGACGGAAAATGGCTGAACGAACCGACAAGCTGGCACGCCGACGCAACCGGTCTGACGCTGACGACAGGCGAGAAGACCGATTTCTGGCGGGAGACCTATTACGGCTTCACCCGCGACAGCGGCCACTTCCTCGCCTTCCCCACCGCCGATAGCTTCACCGCCCAGATCCGCGTGCAAGGCGAGTTCCGCACCCTCTACGACCAGGCCGGCTTGATGGTGCGCCTCGACGAAAAACGCTGGGTCAAGACGGGCGTCGAATTCACCGACGGCGAAGCCTTCCTCAGCACCGTCGTCACCGACGGCAAGTCCGACTGGTCCGTTTCGCAGCCCTTCAAGGAACTTGAGGATTTCCACATCCGCGTTACCGTCGCAGCCGGCGCGCTACGCATTCAGGCCTCCAGCGACGGCAGCCGCTGGCCGCTGCTGCGGTTAGCGCCCTTCCCGATTGCCGACAGATATGAGGTCGGGCCGACCGCCTGCACGCCGGAACGCAGCGGATTGACAGTGCAGTTTTCGGAGTTTTCAATCGGGGCAGCGATTACGACGGATCTGCATGATTTAAGTTGA
- a CDS encoding glycoside hydrolase family 3 N-terminal domain-containing protein codes for MPSTPLALFVGLPNPVLSDDEFAMFRETNPLGLFVGRRNQREPEQTKRLIARFREAVGRDDAPVFTDQEGGRVQHLDAGPWPLFRSFGQFAELARRDFELGKKALRLSSQAMAAMMTELGLSSGCSPVLDLVFETTSAVIGARSFGSDPDVIAALGREVVDGLLETGNMPVMKHIPGHGRATLDSHKERPVVDASRETLIATDFKPFVALKDTPWAMVAHVVYSAYDRELPASVSPIMHDLIRKDLGYEGVLISDCIFMESLSGSLPERVKHVLDAGFDIALHSHGDIRESEAAAKAARPLTDAALQRIAAGKARLGNLKIDYRSAHAEVEDIFASALAS; via the coding sequence TTGCCCTCGACCCCGCTCGCCCTTTTTGTTGGCCTTCCCAATCCGGTTCTTTCGGATGATGAATTCGCGATGTTTCGCGAGACCAATCCGCTCGGCCTCTTCGTCGGCCGGCGCAATCAGCGCGAGCCGGAGCAGACCAAGCGGCTGATCGCACGCTTCCGTGAAGCCGTCGGCCGCGACGACGCCCCGGTCTTCACCGACCAGGAGGGCGGGCGCGTCCAGCACCTCGATGCGGGCCCCTGGCCGCTCTTCCGCAGCTTCGGCCAGTTCGCCGAACTGGCGCGCCGCGATTTCGAGCTCGGCAAAAAAGCATTGCGCCTTTCCTCCCAGGCAATGGCCGCGATGATGACGGAACTCGGCCTTTCCAGCGGCTGCTCGCCCGTTCTCGACCTCGTCTTCGAGACAACGAGCGCGGTTATCGGCGCCCGCTCCTTCGGATCCGATCCCGATGTCATTGCCGCCCTCGGCCGCGAGGTGGTCGACGGCCTGCTGGAGACCGGCAATATGCCTGTGATGAAGCATATCCCTGGGCATGGCCGCGCGACGCTCGACTCCCACAAAGAACGTCCGGTCGTCGATGCCAGCCGCGAGACGCTCATCGCTACCGATTTCAAACCCTTCGTCGCGCTGAAGGACACGCCTTGGGCGATGGTCGCCCACGTCGTCTATTCGGCCTACGACAGGGAATTGCCGGCCTCCGTCTCCCCGATCATGCACGACCTCATCCGCAAGGACTTGGGTTACGAGGGCGTGCTGATCTCCGACTGCATCTTCATGGAATCGCTTTCCGGGTCCCTGCCGGAACGCGTCAAACATGTGCTCGACGCCGGCTTCGACATCGCGCTCCATAGCCATGGCGACATCAGGGAAAGCGAAGCAGCCGCCAAGGCGGCGCGCCCGTTGACCGACGCCGCACTGCAGCGGATCGCCGCCGGCAAGGCCCGCCTCGGCAATCTCAAGATCGACTATCGGTCCGCCCATGCCGAGGTCGAAGACATATTTGCAAGCGCGTTGGCCTCCTGA
- the thiE gene encoding thiamine phosphate synthase, whose product MKAFDLSLYLVLDPNLCAQIGMVETARLAVTGGATMVQLRDKRAGTSEMIQTGRALKQALGGTGARLIVNDDVEAAIAIGADGLHIGQEDMDARTARELIGPEMILGLSVETEALAAAVDPDLVDYTGVGPVFATPTKADHKQPIGFDGLARLVQLSPVPSVAIGGLKAEHVAEVFAAGAKGLAVVSAICGTPDPEAATRRIAAEIRKVPA is encoded by the coding sequence ATGAAGGCTTTCGACCTTTCGCTCTATCTCGTGCTCGATCCGAATCTCTGCGCCCAGATCGGCATGGTCGAGACCGCGCGTCTTGCCGTTACCGGCGGCGCAACGATGGTGCAGCTGCGCGACAAAAGAGCCGGCACTTCGGAGATGATCCAGACCGGCCGCGCCTTGAAACAGGCGCTCGGTGGCACCGGCGCCCGCCTCATCGTCAATGACGATGTCGAGGCGGCGATCGCCATCGGCGCCGACGGGTTGCATATCGGCCAGGAGGACATGGATGCGCGCACGGCGCGGGAGCTGATCGGCCCCGAAATGATCCTCGGCCTCTCGGTCGAGACCGAGGCGCTCGCCGCTGCCGTCGATCCCGATCTCGTCGATTATACCGGCGTCGGCCCGGTGTTTGCGACACCGACCAAGGCCGACCACAAGCAGCCGATCGGCTTTGACGGCCTCGCCAGGCTGGTGCAGCTCTCGCCGGTGCCGTCCGTCGCCATCGGTGGGCTGAAGGCGGAGCATGTGGCCGAAGTCTTTGCCGCCGGCGCCAAGGGGCTTGCCGTCGTCTCCGCCATCTGCGGCACGCCGGATCCGGAAGCCGCCACCCGCCGCATCGCCGCAGAAATCCGAAAGGTCCCGGCATGA
- a CDS encoding ABC transporter permease — MKTLLRNRKALVGLLIIAFIIMVAIAAPLLTQYDPAARTGRPHQPPSLDHLLGTTRIGQDVFARLLYGARTSLAVGFGAGLLITLVGTALGIIAGYRGGKIDEIISFFTNMVLVVPNLPLLLVLAAFIGQASPLVIALILGATSWAWGARVTRAETLSVKHKDFVKSASMMGEPQWRIMTFEIFPNVISIVGINFIGSVIFAVITEATLEFLGLGDPKAISWGTMLYNAQKASALSVGAWWDILTPCFALALLGIGMSLLNFAVDEIANPRLRTGNHLKRWSLLVRSGEGRL, encoded by the coding sequence ATGAAGACCCTGCTTCGGAACCGCAAGGCGCTGGTTGGCCTTCTGATCATCGCATTCATCATCATGGTCGCGATCGCAGCGCCGCTGCTGACGCAATACGATCCCGCCGCCCGCACCGGCAGGCCGCACCAGCCGCCGTCGCTCGATCATCTGCTCGGCACCACCCGCATCGGCCAGGACGTCTTCGCCCGGCTGCTCTACGGCGCCCGCACCTCGCTTGCCGTCGGCTTCGGCGCCGGTCTGCTGATCACCCTCGTCGGCACGGCGCTCGGCATCATCGCGGGCTATCGCGGCGGCAAGATCGACGAGATCATCAGCTTTTTCACCAATATGGTGCTGGTCGTTCCCAACCTGCCGCTGCTGCTCGTGCTCGCCGCCTTCATCGGCCAGGCAAGCCCGCTGGTCATTGCGCTGATCCTCGGCGCCACCTCCTGGGCCTGGGGCGCCCGCGTCACCCGCGCCGAGACGCTTTCCGTCAAACACAAGGATTTCGTCAAATCGGCCTCGATGATGGGCGAGCCGCAATGGCGCATCATGACATTCGAGATCTTCCCCAATGTGATATCGATCGTCGGCATCAATTTCATCGGCAGCGTCATCTTCGCGGTCATCACCGAGGCGACGCTGGAATTCCTCGGCCTCGGCGATCCCAAGGCGATCTCTTGGGGCACGATGCTCTACAATGCCCAGAAGGCTTCCGCCCTTTCGGTCGGCGCCTGGTGGGATATCCTCACCCCCTGCTTCGCGCTCGCTCTTCTCGGCATCGGCATGTCGCTCCTGAACTTCGCCGTCGACGAGATCGCCAATCCGCGGCTGCGCACCGGCAATCATCTGAAGCGCTGGTCGCTGCTCGTCCGTTCCGGGGAGGGCCGCTTGTGA
- the thiM gene encoding hydroxyethylthiazole kinase: protein MQSKKTSGAMLDAMREKPPLVHCITNYVAMNIAANVLLASGASPAMVHAPEEAGEFAGIASALTVNIGTLSTQWIDGMQAAAKAAASAGKPWVLDPVAHYATTFRRQAVADLLALKPTIIRGNASEIIALAGGESRGQGVDSRDPVEQAEDSARRLAERQQAIVAVTGAVDFVTDGERAVRIKGGSVLMPEVTALGCSLTCLIGAFAATAPEDLFGATVAALATFAVAGEDAALGAAGPGSFAWRFLDALAALDGEALDARARVSLA, encoded by the coding sequence ATGCAGAGCAAAAAAACTTCGGGAGCCATGCTGGACGCGATGCGCGAAAAGCCGCCGCTCGTCCACTGCATCACCAATTATGTCGCCATGAACATCGCGGCCAATGTCCTGCTGGCATCGGGCGCTTCGCCCGCCATGGTGCATGCACCAGAGGAGGCCGGCGAATTCGCCGGCATCGCGAGCGCGCTGACTGTCAATATCGGCACGCTTTCGACGCAGTGGATCGACGGTATGCAGGCGGCGGCGAAGGCGGCGGCCTCAGCCGGCAAACCCTGGGTGCTCGATCCGGTCGCCCATTATGCGACCACCTTCCGTCGCCAGGCGGTCGCCGATCTGCTGGCGCTCAAGCCGACGATCATCCGCGGCAATGCTTCCGAGATCATCGCGCTTGCCGGCGGGGAGAGCCGCGGCCAGGGCGTCGACAGCCGCGATCCGGTTGAGCAGGCGGAGGATTCGGCCCGGCGGCTCGCGGAGCGGCAGCAGGCCATCGTCGCCGTCACCGGCGCCGTCGATTTCGTGACCGATGGCGAGAGAGCGGTGCGCATCAAGGGAGGATCGGTGCTGATGCCTGAGGTCACCGCGCTCGGCTGCTCGCTCACCTGCCTGATTGGCGCCTTTGCCGCCACAGCGCCCGAAGATCTGTTCGGGGCGACGGTCGCGGCACTCGCAACCTTTGCCGTCGCCGGCGAGGATGCCGCACTCGGCGCGGCCGGCCCCGGCTCATTCGCCTGGCGCTTCCTCGATGCGCTGGCTGCGCTCGACGGCGAAGCGCTGGATGCCAGGGCGAGAGTATCGCTCGCATGA
- the thiD gene encoding bifunctional hydroxymethylpyrimidine kinase/phosphomethylpyrimidine kinase: MIRNVLSIAGSDPSGGAGIQADLKAFSARGVYGMAVLTALTAQNTQGVTGVHLVPPPFVAEQIDAVFADVRVDAIKIGMIANAEIAEAVAAALSRALATAEGNGRSIPVVLDPVMIAKGGAALLAPEAVDALTLRLLPLATVLTPNLPEAAALLHQPVATSRAEMAAQAEQLRALGPAAVLVKGGHLDSDESPDVLAAADGLHWFEAQRVPTKNTHGTGCTLSSALAAELAKGVPAQEAVALAKDYLAGAVEAAGNLTVGSGHGPVQHFHALWKDGA, from the coding sequence ATGATCCGCAACGTCCTCTCCATCGCCGGCTCCGATCCCTCAGGCGGCGCCGGCATCCAGGCCGATCTCAAGGCCTTTTCCGCCCGCGGTGTCTACGGCATGGCGGTGCTGACCGCACTGACGGCGCAGAATACGCAAGGCGTCACCGGCGTGCATCTAGTGCCGCCTCCATTCGTCGCCGAGCAGATCGATGCCGTGTTTGCCGATGTGCGCGTCGATGCCATCAAGATCGGCATGATCGCCAATGCCGAGATCGCCGAAGCCGTTGCAGCCGCACTTTCTAGAGCTCTGGCCACAGCCGAGGGCAACGGGCGCAGCATCCCTGTGGTCCTCGATCCCGTCATGATCGCCAAAGGCGGAGCCGCCCTGCTCGCACCCGAAGCGGTCGACGCGCTGACCCTCCGGCTGCTGCCGCTTGCCACGGTTTTGACGCCGAACCTGCCGGAGGCCGCCGCGCTGCTGCACCAGCCGGTCGCGACGAGCCGGGCAGAAATGGCGGCGCAGGCCGAACAGCTGCGCGCGCTCGGCCCGGCCGCCGTGCTGGTCAAGGGCGGCCATCTCGACAGCGACGAGAGCCCCGACGTGCTGGCCGCCGCCGACGGTCTGCACTGGTTCGAAGCCCAGCGGGTGCCTACCAAGAACACGCACGGCACCGGCTGCACGCTGTCGAGCGCGCTGGCTGCTGAACTTGCCAAGGGCGTCCCGGCGCAAGAGGCGGTCGCCCTCGCCAAGGATTACCTCGCCGGCGCGGTCGAAGCGGCCGGAAATCTCACCGTCGGCTCAGGCCACGGTCCGGTGCAGCATTTTCATGCACTCTGGAAAGACGGTGCATAA
- a CDS encoding ABC transporter ATP-binding protein — protein sequence MSEAILALDTVTKTFGHGASAVHAARSISFSLRAGRALALVGESGSGKTTCARMAMREYLPTSGRILYKGRPVETANSAEIARYRRSVQMIFQDPFASLNPAHTIAHHLRRPLKLHRPDIKGTEIDVTTRELLQRVRLDPDLVAPKYPHELSGGQRQRVNIARTLAVKPEVIVADEPTSMLDVSVRLGVLNLLNEMKQELNLGLLYITHDIATARYVAEDIAVMYAGQIVEWGSTARVIDNPLHPYTRLLLSAVPDPDVQFDDPKARLRPNEVDEIRRRSAAPQDDIVEVEPEHFMRMV from the coding sequence ATGAGCGAAGCCATCCTTGCGCTCGACACGGTGACAAAGACGTTCGGCCACGGCGCCTCCGCCGTTCATGCTGCCCGCTCCATCTCGTTTTCGCTGCGCGCTGGTCGGGCGCTGGCGCTCGTCGGCGAATCCGGCAGCGGCAAGACCACCTGCGCCCGCATGGCGATGCGCGAATATCTGCCGACATCAGGCCGCATTCTCTACAAGGGCCGGCCGGTCGAGACGGCGAATTCCGCCGAAATCGCCCGCTACCGCCGCTCAGTGCAGATGATCTTCCAGGATCCCTTCGCCTCGCTGAACCCCGCCCATACCATCGCGCACCATCTCCGCCGGCCGCTGAAGCTGCATCGCCCGGACATCAAGGGGACGGAGATCGACGTCACCACCCGCGAACTGCTTCAGCGCGTCAGGCTCGATCCCGATCTCGTCGCGCCGAAATATCCGCATGAACTCTCCGGCGGCCAGCGCCAACGCGTCAACATCGCCCGCACGCTTGCCGTCAAGCCGGAGGTGATCGTCGCCGACGAGCCGACCTCGATGCTCGATGTTTCGGTGCGTCTCGGCGTGCTCAACCTGTTGAACGAGATGAAGCAGGAGCTGAATCTCGGCCTGCTCTACATCACTCATGATATCGCCACTGCCCGTTATGTCGCCGAGGATATCGCCGTGATGTATGCCGGTCAGATCGTCGAATGGGGCAGCACCGCCCGAGTGATCGACAATCCTCTGCATCCCTATACCAGGCTGTTGCTCTCGGCCGTGCCGGATCCCGACGTCCAATTCGACGATCCGAAGGCGCGGCTGAGGCCTAATGAGGTCGACGAGATCCGCCGCCGTTCGGCCGCGCCGCAGGACGATATCGTCGAAGTGGAGCCGGAGCATTTCATGCGGATGGTCTGA